One Rosa chinensis cultivar Old Blush chromosome 5, RchiOBHm-V2, whole genome shotgun sequence genomic region harbors:
- the LOC112203735 gene encoding uncharacterized protein LOC112203735: MIGSHDCMHWQWKNCPTGWQGSFSGKSRKSIIVLEAVADFDTWIRHAFFGIPGTQNDIIVLGRSPLFDALTEGQSPQLDYHINNHRYSMGYYLADGIYPKWATLVQAIRRPQNEAEAYFTTKQEAFLKHVERAFGVLQARWAIIRQPARGWSLENLPNIMLACIILHNMIVEDERADYYNGESYDDEPDPNRSRRARAHILDEARENLERDPRSRRIIMSEYMSRYRMIRSPVGNRHLQDDLVQHL, encoded by the coding sequence ATGATAGGTTCGCACGACTGCATGCATTGGCAATGGAAGAACTGTCCAACTGGATGGCAAGGAAGCTTTAGTGGAAAATCAAGAAAATCAATCATCGTTCTCGAAGCCGTGGCGGATTTTGATACATGGATCAGGCATGCCTTTTTTGGAATTCCTGGTACCCAAAATGACATTATAGTCCTCGGACGTTCACCACTGTTTGATGCGCTCACTGAAGGTCAGTCACCACAATTAGACTACCACATCAATAATCATCGTTATAGCATGGGTTACTATCTCGCTGATGGCATCTACCCTAAGTGGGCAACGCTTGTCCAAGCAATCAGACGCCCTCAAAATGAAGCTGAAGCATATTTCACCACCAAACAAGAAGCCTTCCTCAAACACGTTGAAAGAGCATTTGGTGTTCTCCAGGCAAGATGGGCAATCATTAGACAACCTGCAAGAGGGTGGAGTTTGGAAAATTTGCCCAATATCATGCTAGCATGCATTATCCTTCATAATATGATTGTTGAGGATGAACGTGCCGATTACTACAATGGCGAGTCTTATGATGACGAACCGGATCCAAATAGGTCCAGAAGGGCTCGAGCTCACATCTTAGACGAAGCGAGAGAAAATTTGGAAAGGGATCCAAGATCCAGAAGAATCATCATGTCGGAATATATGTCTCGATACAGAATGATACGTTCTCCTGTTGGCAACCGACATTTACAAGATGATCTTGTCCAACACCTCTGA